Proteins encoded by one window of Constrictibacter sp. MBR-5:
- a CDS encoding DUF305 domain-containing protein, with protein MKSYACFGVMIATSTLVMFGLMYLNTYALDHIFFSETRAYMALVMGATMACIMLLFMLGMYPKRGINTAIIIASVVVFAGALYLVRSQETVEDVSWMKAMIPHHSIAILTSERAHIADPRVRKLADQIIEAQRSEIAEMKALIQDLERK; from the coding sequence ATGAAATCGTATGCCTGCTTCGGCGTGATGATCGCCACGTCTACACTCGTCATGTTCGGGCTGATGTACCTGAATACCTACGCACTGGATCACATCTTTTTCAGTGAAACGCGCGCCTATATGGCACTCGTCATGGGTGCCACCATGGCCTGCATCATGCTTTTGTTCATGCTCGGCATGTACCCAAAAAGGGGTATCAACACCGCTATTATCATCGCGAGTGTCGTGGTCTTTGCCGGAGCGTTGTATCTCGTACGTAGCCAGGAGACGGTTGAGGACGTTTCCTGGATGAAGGCCATGATCCCGCATCATTCGATCGCCATTCTGACCAGCGAACGCGCGCATATCGCCGATCCACGCGTGCGCAAACTCGCCGACCAGATCATCGAGGCTCAACGCTCGGAGATCGCAGAGATGAAGGCGCTTATCCAGGACCTGGAGCGCAAATAG
- a CDS encoding cytochrome c: MIRRYALAGAVLVAATLGIGLRGWGAPGPAIDAADRQLVARGLPLYREHCASCHGADLQGEPDWRTRKANGRLPAPPHDASGHTWHHSDAQLIEMTRKGPGEIVPGYQSDMPGFATVLNDSEIIAILAYVKSTWSIAIRAKQDVRNEKQ, encoded by the coding sequence TTGATCCGCCGCTATGCTCTCGCCGGCGCCGTCCTGGTCGCTGCCACGTTGGGAATCGGACTTCGTGGGTGGGGCGCCCCCGGCCCCGCGATCGACGCGGCCGACCGGCAATTAGTGGCACGCGGCCTGCCCCTCTACCGGGAGCACTGCGCCAGTTGCCATGGCGCCGACCTGCAAGGGGAGCCGGACTGGCGTACCCGCAAAGCCAATGGGCGCCTACCCGCACCGCCGCACGATGCATCGGGCCATACCTGGCATCACAGCGATGCCCAGCTCATCGAGATGACCCGAAAAGGTCCCGGTGAAATCGTTCCGGGCTATCAAAGCGATATGCCGGGGTTCGCGACAGTCCTGAACGATTCGGAGATCATTGCCATTCTGGCCTATGTAAAAAGCACATGGTCAATCGCCATCCGTGCGAAACAGGATGTGCGGAATGAGAAACAATAA
- a CDS encoding DUF411 domain-containing protein produces MRILAFLFAWLMTAPAAFAATQATLYRSPDCGCCLDYARYLKAEGFAVEVVATDDLADLKARHGVPDDLQACHTTLIGNYVVEGHVPATALRRLLAEKPTIAGIALPGMPAGSPGMGGSKTGPFSIYELNRPAALFSQE; encoded by the coding sequence ATGCGCATCCTTGCTTTCCTGTTCGCCTGGCTGATGACGGCGCCGGCCGCTTTTGCGGCGACCCAGGCCACCCTCTACCGCAGCCCCGACTGCGGCTGTTGCCTCGATTATGCACGCTACCTAAAGGCGGAAGGGTTTGCCGTGGAGGTCGTCGCCACGGACGATCTCGCTGATCTCAAAGCGCGTCATGGCGTCCCGGACGACCTGCAAGCCTGCCACACCACCCTGATCGGCAACTATGTCGTGGAAGGCCATGTGCCGGCCACGGCGTTGCGGCGGCTTCTCGCTGAAAAGCCGACGATTGCCGGGATCGCACTGCCGGGTATGCCTGCCGGCTCCCCCGGCATGGGCGGTAGCAAGACCGGGCCGTTCAGCATCTACGAATTGAACCGTCCCGCAGCACTCTTCAGCCAGGAATGA
- a CDS encoding copper resistance protein B produces MGRFLTRLATACALLGAAPAYAQHSGHSMPMTAPPPASGMDTMRSTGMGAANPHAGHGAAPAQVPAAPAPADPHAGHQAMPMMSGQSMPHTGHTPPATQADPHAAHAMGSGTPMSGMQAGHAMSDPSPSVPEAPPPAAATSGPRHAADTVFDPQTMAGARETLRTEQGGLTAYKIMADRLEYRARDGRDGYLWDGQGWYGGDIDKLWIKTEGEGTVGSKLEDAEIQALWSRAITPWFDFQAGGRQDYRPDGPDRSYLVLGLQGLAPYFFELDTAAFVSQKGDVTARIEAEYDQLITQKLILQPRAEIELAAQDVPELGIGAGLSTFEAGLRLRYEFVPDFAPYIGVEYERKVGKTGRYARDEGEDAGSTSFLVGLRMWF; encoded by the coding sequence ATGGGTCGTTTCCTCACCCGCCTCGCGACCGCATGCGCGCTGCTCGGTGCTGCCCCTGCCTATGCGCAGCACAGCGGCCACAGCATGCCGATGACGGCACCGCCGCCGGCCTCCGGTATGGACACCATGCGATCGACAGGAATGGGTGCAGCGAACCCCCATGCTGGCCATGGAGCCGCACCGGCGCAGGTACCGGCAGCGCCCGCGCCAGCCGATCCGCATGCGGGGCATCAGGCGATGCCGATGATGTCGGGACAATCGATGCCGCATACCGGCCACACCCCGCCGGCCACCCAGGCGGATCCGCATGCAGCTCATGCAATGGGGAGCGGAACACCGATGTCCGGCATGCAGGCCGGCCATGCGATGAGCGATCCGTCTCCCTCCGTGCCGGAAGCACCGCCGCCGGCGGCCGCCACGTCGGGGCCGCGTCATGCGGCGGATACGGTCTTCGATCCCCAGACCATGGCGGGTGCGCGCGAGACATTGCGTACCGAACAGGGCGGCCTCACCGCCTACAAGATCATGGCCGACCGGCTCGAGTACCGGGCTCGGGACGGGCGAGACGGCTATCTGTGGGACGGTCAGGGCTGGTATGGCGGCGATATCGACAAGCTCTGGATCAAGACCGAGGGCGAAGGCACGGTCGGGAGCAAGCTCGAGGATGCCGAGATCCAGGCGCTCTGGAGCCGGGCGATCACACCATGGTTCGACTTTCAGGCGGGTGGACGACAGGACTACCGGCCTGATGGTCCAGACCGGTCCTACCTGGTGCTCGGCCTGCAGGGCCTTGCGCCCTACTTTTTCGAGCTCGATACCGCGGCCTTCGTCTCGCAAAAGGGTGACGTCACCGCCCGCATCGAGGCCGAGTATGACCAGCTCATCACCCAGAAGCTGATCCTGCAGCCCCGTGCCGAAATCGAACTGGCCGCCCAGGACGTGCCGGAGCTCGGCATCGGAGCGGGCCTGTCCACCTTCGAGGCAGGATTGCGCCTGCGCTACGAGTTCGTACCCGACTTCGCGCCGTATATTGGCGTCGAATACGAGCGCAAGGTCGGCAAAACCGGCCGCTACGCCCGTGACGAGGGCGAGGACGCGGGGAGCACGTCGTTCCTCGTCGGCTTGCGCATGTGGTTCTGA
- a CDS encoding copper resistance system multicopper oxidase, translating to MTSLISRRAFLAGSAAVGAAAMFAPLFPAWARSGTRGIAPDISTLFGDRIALRIGRSPFSVGGRTGEAITVNGTLPAPLLRLQEGRTVRLDVTNTLDEDSSIHWHGLLLPFQMDGVPGISFPGIRPGETYHYEFPVKQAGTFWYHSHSGLQEQLGHYGPIIIDPATPDPVAYDREHVLVLSDWSFMHPHAIMTTLKQQAGYFNRQNLTLAGLFEQDNPEQQMGLKGRSMWAGMRMDPTDIADITGATYTYLINGHGPEENWTGLFRPGERVRLRVINASAMSIFHVRIPGLRMTVVNADGENVRPVTVEEFQISVAETYDVIVEPTEDRAFTIVAESVDRSGMARGTLAPRMGMAATVPSLRQRPTLGMEDMGMAGMGTSMAGMDHGAMAGMDHGSMSMRDPANAPPDMKVGVGVDMVAAMPQDRTGHPGLGLENVGHRVLTYRDLVALTPNRDRRPPSREMEIHLTGNMERFMWSFDGRKFSEVVEPIRFARNERVRVTLVNDTMMQHPIHLHGHFFELVNGHPGSHPLKHTVNVLPGSKVTFDLTADAPGDWAFHCHLLFHMHAGMFNVVTVRPLDGGPA from the coding sequence ATGACCAGTTTGATCAGCCGCCGCGCTTTCCTTGCAGGAAGCGCGGCAGTGGGGGCGGCGGCGATGTTCGCCCCCCTATTCCCCGCCTGGGCCCGCAGCGGTACCCGTGGCATCGCTCCGGATATCTCGACGCTTTTCGGGGACAGGATCGCCCTGCGGATCGGTCGCAGTCCGTTCAGCGTCGGTGGCCGGACCGGCGAAGCGATCACCGTCAACGGCACGCTACCGGCGCCGCTGTTGCGCCTGCAGGAAGGGCGTACGGTCCGCCTCGACGTCACCAATACCCTGGACGAAGACAGCTCGATCCACTGGCATGGGCTGCTCCTGCCCTTCCAGATGGACGGGGTGCCGGGCATCAGCTTCCCCGGCATCCGGCCAGGTGAAACCTATCATTACGAGTTCCCGGTCAAGCAGGCGGGCACCTTCTGGTACCACAGCCATTCCGGTCTGCAGGAACAGCTCGGTCATTACGGGCCGATCATCATCGACCCAGCAACCCCCGATCCGGTGGCTTACGACCGGGAGCACGTGCTCGTGCTCTCGGACTGGAGCTTCATGCATCCGCACGCGATCATGACGACGCTGAAGCAGCAGGCCGGCTACTTCAACCGCCAGAACCTGACGCTGGCGGGTTTGTTCGAGCAGGATAACCCCGAACAGCAGATGGGGCTCAAAGGTCGCTCCATGTGGGCCGGGATGCGGATGGATCCGACCGATATCGCCGATATCACCGGCGCCACCTACACCTACCTGATCAACGGCCATGGACCCGAAGAGAACTGGACCGGGCTATTCCGGCCAGGCGAGCGGGTCCGGCTGCGCGTCATCAACGCCTCCGCCATGTCGATCTTCCATGTGCGCATCCCGGGCCTGCGCATGACCGTGGTCAATGCCGACGGAGAGAATGTCCGGCCGGTGACCGTCGAGGAGTTCCAGATCTCCGTCGCGGAAACCTATGACGTGATTGTGGAACCGACCGAGGATCGCGCCTTCACGATCGTCGCGGAATCGGTCGATCGGTCCGGCATGGCCCGTGGTACCCTGGCGCCGCGAATGGGCATGGCGGCCACCGTCCCGTCTTTGCGGCAACGTCCGACCCTCGGTATGGAGGATATGGGCATGGCCGGTATGGGGACCAGCATGGCCGGTATGGACCATGGGGCGATGGCCGGCATGGATCACGGCAGCATGAGCATGCGTGATCCCGCCAATGCCCCGCCCGACATGAAGGTCGGCGTCGGTGTCGACATGGTGGCGGCGATGCCGCAGGACCGAACTGGCCATCCCGGCCTCGGCCTGGAGAATGTCGGGCACCGCGTGCTGACCTATCGCGATCTGGTGGCACTCACCCCTAACCGCGACAGACGCCCGCCCTCTCGCGAGATGGAGATCCATCTCACCGGCAACATGGAACGTTTCATGTGGTCGTTCGATGGCCGCAAGTTCAGCGAGGTGGTCGAGCCGATCCGCTTTGCGCGCAACGAGCGTGTGCGCGTGACCCTGGTCAACGACACCATGATGCAGCACCCGATCCATCTGCACGGGCATTTCTTCGAACTGGTCAACGGCCATCCCGGCAGCCACCCCCTGAAGCACACCGTCAACGTGCTGCCGGGCAGCAAGGTGACCTTCGACCTGACGGCCGACGCCCCGGGCGACTGGGCGTTTCACTGCCATCTGCTGTTCCACATGCATGCCGGCATGTTCAACGTCGTGACCGTGCGGCCGCTCGATGGAGGCCCGGCATGA